A genomic window from Lotus japonicus ecotype B-129 chromosome 1, LjGifu_v1.2 includes:
- the LOC130733836 gene encoding uncharacterized protein At1g65710-like: MGACLSKKKGSSGSNSISTAPPQPKNSENVVTVTMSKPEVVSPKNKKLDTEIAKEDEGQVKKEIFIIKHRKSHDERERNCKIPPYSPQKNLQAKSGDGLSSSEAESMGKNKVAIAVANAIAPSTPNMAVTGVRTSSCTKEEVDAILIQCGRLSRSSSGRAASSSGGRKYSGSKRSFDFDHCDNDAVSAEDETKRANGSDNSEEYDAAAEGKRHHQHRQRHRQSPRPSSSSQGRRRSPSRERDQNQNQRSSSRERRVSRSPGRRTSETTTSTANASNNNNNTVSRPGKLVSVPATVSSLVMDKSNNGSGGGEIKRVAVKRNGGEGGVVGSRGAASPRSQSPARANGRSQSPARANGIAANGKVLGENQQQQQQQQQPSLSRNNSARKAEHSPYRRNPLSEVDPNSLAYPQSNTNGKVQNKPKKEIEPEANQKSNIDMNDNTRNRTSNRVALEKGVGGNCKAKEHHQEEEIKVLPDNAVVKTVIVPSGVDNHKPQTLTRSRSSRRSSRDLDINPEALLNPPLTYTSLLLEDIHNFHQKNTQQQPSVSLPACLTKACSILEAVADLNSATSSNFSSANHQGKRVADTKDPFVESEVVVSDDVMEPSLHKYVTVKRGGSIDMDDQESSGSNSFSVSSAQQHWGVSSSSWEPSSADSTDCWTSRLNNSRDECQKCPLGLGGSLLSSDMVEARKKKTLNSERRDCDHQHSGGIGRGRLGSNKGLHNTLPVVTAAAST; encoded by the exons ATGGGTGCATGTTTGAGCAAGAAGAAAGGGTCTAGTGGATCTAATTCAATTTCCACAGCACCCCCTCAGCCAAAGAATTCAGAGAATGTTGTCACTGTCACCATGTCCAAACCAGAAGTGGTGTCCCCCAAGAACAAGAAACTAGACACAGAAATTGCAAAAGAAGATGAAGGGCAAGTGAAAAAGGAGATTTTCATCATCAAACACAGGAAGAGCCATGATGAGAGGGAAAGAAACTGCAAGATTCCACCTTACAGCCCTCAGAAGAATCTGCAAGCAAAATCAGGAGATGGGTTGTCTTCATCAGAAGCTGAATCAATGGGGAAGAACAAGGTTGCAATTGCAGTTGCAAATGCAATTGCACCATCCACACCAAACATGGCTGTGACTGGTGTGAGGACTTCAAGCTGCACCAAGGAAGAGGTTGATGCAATTCTCATTCAGTGTGGGAGGTTGAGTAGAAGCTCTTCTGGTAGagctgcttcttcttctggtgGGAGAAAGTACTCTGGTTCTAAGAGGAGTTTTGATTTTGATCACTGTGACAATGATGCAGTTTCTGCTGAAGATGAGACTAAGAGAGCCAATGGAAGTGACAATAGTGAGGAGTATGATGCTGCTGCTGAAGGGAAACGCCACCACCAGCACCGCCAGCGCCACCGCCAGTCGCCGaggccttcttcttcttctcagggAAGGAGAAGAAGCCCAAGCAGGGAGAGAGatcagaatcaaaatcaacGTTCCAGCAGCAGAGAGAGGAGAGTGAGTAGATCTCCTGGGAGAAGAACATCTGAGACCACAACATCTACTGCCAATgcaagcaacaacaacaacaacacagtTTCTAGGCCTGGGAAATTGGTGTCTGTTCCTGCTACTGTTTCATCACTGGTTATGGATAAGAGCAAcaatggtagtggtggaggaGAGATTAAGAGGGTTGCTGTTAAGAGAAATGGTGGTGAAGGAGGGGTTGTTGGTTCAAGAGGTGCAGCATCACCACGTTCTCAGTCTCCTGCAAGAGCTAATGGACGTTCTCAGTCTCCTGCTAGAGCAAATGGAATTGCAGCAAATGGGAAAGTGCTGGGTGAGaatcagcagcagcagcagcagcaacaacaacccTCCCTTAGCAGGAACAACTCTGCAAGGAAAGCAGAACATTCTCCTTACAGAAGAAACCCTCTAAGTGAGGTTGATCCTAACTCACTTGCTTACCCACAATCAAACACCAATGGCAAGGTGCAAAACAAGCCCAAGAAGGAGATTGAACCAGAAGCTAATCAG AAATCAAACATTGATATGAATGACAACACTAGAAACCGGACCAGCAATAGAGTTGCATTGGAGAAGGGTGTGGGTGGAAATTGCAAGGCGAAGGAGCACCACCAAGAGGAAGAGATCAAGGTACTGCCTGATAATGCTGTTGTGAAGACAGTGATTGTGCCATCAGGGGTTGACAACCATAAACCTCAGACATTAACAAGAAGTAGATCTTCTAGGAGATCATCAAGAGACTTGGACATCAATCCTGAAGCTCTACTGAATCCTCCACTGACCTACACCTCCCTACTCCTTGAAGACATCCATAACTTCCATCAAAAGAACACAcagcaacaaccttctgtttcTCTCCCAGCTTGTCTCACCAAAGCCTGCTCCATCCTTGAAGCTGTTGCTGATCTCAACTCTGCCACCAGCTCCAATTTCTCTAGTGCTAATCATCAAGGGAAGAGAGTGGCAGATACTAAGGACCCTTTTGTAGAATCTGAGGTAGTTGTGAGTGATGATGTGATGGAACCAAGCTTGCACAAGTATGTGACAGTGAAGAGGGGTGGCTCAATAGACATGGACGACCAAGAGTCTTCAGGAAGCAACAGTTTCAGTGTTAGCAGTGCTCAACAGCACTGGGGGGTTTCCTCTTCTTCATGGGAACCCAGTTCTGCAGACTCAACAGATTGCTGGACCTCAAGATTGAACAACTCCAGAGATGAGTGTCAGAAATGTCCCTTAGGCTTGGGTGGTAGTTTGTTGTCATCTGATATGGTTgaagcaaggaagaagaagacattGAACAGCGAAAGGAGAGACTGTGATCATCAGCATAGCGGTGGGATAGGGCGTGGAAGGCTTGGTTCCAATAAGGGTCTTCACAACACTTTACCTGTGGTCACAGCTGCTGCATCAACATAG